Proteins from one Salvelinus sp. IW2-2015 linkage group LG9, ASM291031v2, whole genome shotgun sequence genomic window:
- the LOC139028216 gene encoding salivary glue protein Sgs-3-like, translating into MPTTPTPPSQPPRTQTTCRPPSQPAPSQPPRTRQDADHHPNPTPANLPGHRQHADHIPTRPQPPPKHRQDADHHPTRPQPTSQNTTTMLTTIPTRPSQPPQTTDNMLTTIPTQPQPTSQRHRQHADHQPAPSQPSQDSRQHADHQPAPSQPPRTQTTCRPPPRPQPTSQNQTNCRPPPRPSQTSQNTDNMPHYPRPI; encoded by the coding sequence atgccgaccacacccaccccccccagccaacctcccaggacacagacaacatgccgaccaccatcccaacccgcccccagccaacctcccagaACACGACAAGATGCCGACCACCATCCCAACCCAaccccagccaacctcccagGACACAGACAACATGCTGACCACATCCCAACCCGCCCCCAGCCACCTCCCAAACACAGACAAGATGCCGACCACCATCCAACCcgcccccagccaacctcccagaacacaacaacaatgctgaccaccatcccaacccgccccagccaacctccccaaacaacagacaacatgctgaccaccatcccaacccaaccccagccaacctcccagaGACACAGACAACATGCCGACCACCAACCCGCCCCCAGCCAACCCTCACAGGACAGCAGACAACATGCCGACCACCAACCcgcccccagccaacctcccagaacacagacaacatgccgaccaccaccccgcccccagccaacctcccagaACCAGACAAACTGCCGACCACCACCCCGCCCCAGCCAAACCtcccagaacacagacaacatgccTCACTATCCACGCCCCATTTAG
- the LOC139028217 gene encoding uncharacterized protein: MLTPHPNPPPANSQNTDNMLTTAPPPANLPGHRQHADHHLNSPPANLQNTDNMPTTTPPRPSQPPGHRQHATTTQPRPSQPPRTQTTCRPPSQPAPSQPPRTQTRCRPPSHTPPANLPGHRQHADHHPNPPPANLPEHRQDADHHPNRPQPTSQNTDNMLNTIPTRPQPTSQNTDNMLTTAPPPSQPPRHRQMLTTTPTRPSQLPDTDNMLTTTPPAPSQPPEHRQHADHHPNAPANLPEHRQHADHRPAPSQPPRTQTTC; this comes from the coding sequence atgctGACCCCCCATCCCAACCCGCCCCCAGCCAACtcccagaacacagacaacatgctGACCACCGCCCcgcccccagccaacctcccagGACACAGACAACATGCTGACCACCATCTCAACTCGCCCCCAGCCAACCTccagaacacagacaacatgccGACCACCACCCCACCCCGCCCCAGCCAACCTCCAGGACACAGACAACATGCGACCACCACCCAACCCCgccccagccaacctcccagaacacagacaacatgccgaccaccatcccaacccgcccccagccaacctcccagaACACAGACAAGATGCCGACCACCATCCCACACCcccccagccaacctcccaggacacagacaacatgctgaccaccatcccaacccgcccccagccaacctcccagaACACAGACAAGATGccgaccaccatcccaaccgcccccagccaacctcccagaacacagacaacatgctgaacaccatcccaacccgcccccagccaacctcccagaacacagacaacatgctGACCACCGCCCCGCcccccagccaacctcccagaCACAGACAAATGCTGACCACCACCCCAACCCGCCCCAGCCAACTCCcagacacagacaacatgctGACCACCACCCCACCCGCCCCCAGCCAACCTccagaacacagacaacatgctGACCACCATCCCAACgccccagccaacctcccagaacacagacaacatgctGACCACCGCCCcgcccccagccaacctcccagGACACAGACAACATGCTGA